The Cyclobacteriaceae bacterium genome includes a region encoding these proteins:
- a CDS encoding DUF350 domain-containing protein, with amino-acid sequence MNSKLTLLAIIEILSGLSMGVAIMAVTYLLLKYYGKKKYDINQNNQAFGIFTACILFSVGYMVSGVIQPLLSLFRILSTRDNSTFHLLITFMGYGALYILMAYVTALLVCWLGMLIYDYITPIDEITELKNNNLAVALVVGSIIITLSLMTHDGVSLLIESFIPYPEMYPK; translated from the coding sequence ATGAATTCGAAGCTGACCCTACTCGCAATTATTGAAATTCTTTCTGGTCTTAGCATGGGAGTAGCCATTATGGCTGTTACATATCTACTGCTAAAGTATTACGGCAAGAAGAAGTATGATATCAACCAGAATAATCAGGCATTTGGAATATTTACTGCATGTATTCTTTTTTCTGTTGGCTACATGGTGAGTGGTGTTATTCAACCATTACTTTCACTTTTCAGAATTCTATCAACGCGTGATAATAGTACTTTTCACCTTCTGATAACTTTCATGGGATACGGAGCTTTGTACATACTGATGGCCTATGTCACTGCTTTACTGGTGTGCTGGCTTGGAATGCTCATCTATGACTACATCACACCTATCGATGAGATAACAGAATTAAAGAATAATAATCTTGCAGTGGCACTGGTGGTAGGAAGTATCATCATTACACTCAGTCTTATGACGCATGATGGAGTAAGCCTTTTGATCGAATCCTTTATTCCTTACCCGGAAATGTATCCGAAATAG
- a CDS encoding helix-turn-helix domain-containing protein, with the protein MTKEGHFATTGMFNHAMFAHMPIIRDIIYGAVSKGADMESLCRLAKVDPADLNHSDKKLDFESAYKVWELAVKLTNDNLLGLHLGETTNPSILGLIGNLMQSSPSLKDAFESVAKFGRVATNMFRYSIYKEGSSYILQFDPEIVWTRQSPGSAQQAVDQAMAGTLQVFYLLSGKKVSPMQVNFHSRERFALPEYERVFKCSLNLKAGVNQLIFANHQLASKVISYDHSLYRMFDKMLTGISRERMSKEKFSNRVRRIILTEFNGQVPPIEFLAMNLGLTTRSLQRKLKEEKITFRKLSIMIKKDIARQLLANPDLKVAYVASILGYSEASAFRRAYKTWTHSSPRKTMKLK; encoded by the coding sequence GTGACAAAAGAGGGACATTTTGCGACAACCGGAATGTTCAATCATGCCATGTTCGCACACATGCCCATCATCAGAGATATTATTTATGGAGCAGTATCCAAAGGTGCTGATATGGAAAGTCTTTGCCGACTGGCAAAAGTTGATCCGGCAGACTTAAATCATTCAGATAAAAAACTTGATTTTGAATCAGCTTACAAAGTGTGGGAACTGGCGGTCAAGCTGACTAATGATAATCTACTTGGTTTGCATTTGGGTGAAACTACCAATCCTTCCATTCTTGGATTGATCGGCAATTTGATGCAAAGCAGCCCTTCGCTTAAAGATGCCTTTGAGAGCGTTGCCAAATTTGGAAGGGTGGCGACGAATATGTTTCGATACTCAATCTATAAAGAAGGCTCAAGCTATATTTTGCAATTTGACCCGGAAATAGTCTGGACCAGGCAATCACCTGGTAGCGCACAACAGGCGGTGGATCAGGCAATGGCTGGAACACTTCAGGTATTCTATCTTCTTTCGGGAAAAAAAGTATCTCCCATGCAGGTAAATTTTCACAGCAGGGAACGTTTTGCATTACCAGAGTATGAAAGAGTATTCAAATGTTCTCTGAACCTGAAAGCGGGGGTCAATCAATTGATTTTTGCGAATCATCAATTGGCATCAAAAGTCATAAGCTATGACCATTCACTCTACCGAATGTTTGATAAAATGCTGACAGGAATCTCTCGGGAGCGTATGTCAAAGGAAAAGTTTTCAAATCGCGTGAGGAGAATTATATTGACAGAATTTAACGGGCAGGTGCCACCTATTGAATTTCTGGCGATGAACCTTGGATTAACCACCCGCTCATTGCAAAGAAAATTGAAAGAGGAGAAAATAACTTTCAGGAAATTATCGATAATGATTAAAAAGGATATCGCACGACAACTATTAGCCAATCCTGATTTAAAGGTAGCTTACGTTGCGAGCATTCTTGGTTATTCGGAAGCGAGTGCCTTTAGAAGAGCATACAAAACATGGACTCATTCTTCACCGCGTAAAACAATGAAACTAAAGTGA
- the mnmA gene encoding tRNA 2-thiouridine(34) synthase MnmA → MNSNNQSSSGTKNLTTRKRVVVGLSGGVDSSVAAYLLKEQGYEVIGMFMKNWHDDSVTISNECPWLDDSNDAMIVAQHLGIPFQAIDLSKEYKERIVDYMFAEYQRGRTPNPDVLCNREIKFDVFLNAALKLGADFVATGHYCRKGTLEKDGQVHYQLLAGKDPNKDQSYFLCQLTQQQLSKALFPVGELLKPEVRDIARKANLSTAEKKDSQGLCFVGKVHLPDFLQQRLETKKGNVIEVATDSLIFKNGINYDDLVEMTKPYVFSPELGEVVGEHNGAHYYTIGQRRGLNIGGFEKPLFVIGTDTDKNVIYTGMGEDHPGLYRKGLFVPNNDEHWIRNDLSLKVNESKEYKARIRYRQPLELCTLHKKEEGLYIIFDRPQRGITPGQFAAWYNEDELVGSGVIN, encoded by the coding sequence ATGAATTCTAATAACCAATCATCTTCAGGCACAAAGAATCTTACCACTCGTAAGCGGGTCGTGGTCGGCCTTTCCGGCGGAGTGGATTCCAGTGTTGCAGCATATCTCCTGAAAGAGCAGGGATATGAAGTGATAGGGATGTTCATGAAGAACTGGCATGATGATTCGGTAACAATCAGCAATGAATGTCCATGGCTTGATGATAGCAATGATGCCATGATTGTCGCACAACATCTTGGAATACCTTTTCAGGCAATCGATCTCAGCAAAGAATACAAAGAGCGCATTGTCGATTATATGTTCGCAGAATATCAGCGTGGACGTACACCTAATCCTGATGTCCTTTGCAATCGTGAAATCAAATTCGATGTATTTCTAAATGCTGCACTAAAGCTGGGGGCTGATTTTGTTGCAACAGGGCATTATTGCAGAAAAGGAACACTGGAAAAAGATGGGCAGGTTCATTATCAGCTTCTGGCAGGAAAAGATCCCAATAAAGATCAAAGCTATTTTCTATGTCAGTTGACGCAGCAGCAACTTTCAAAAGCACTTTTTCCTGTTGGCGAATTATTGAAGCCTGAGGTGAGAGATATTGCCCGAAAAGCCAATCTCTCGACAGCAGAGAAGAAAGATTCACAAGGCTTATGCTTTGTTGGGAAGGTTCATTTGCCTGATTTTCTTCAGCAAAGACTCGAAACCAAAAAAGGAAACGTCATTGAGGTCGCAACAGATTCTTTAATTTTTAAAAACGGGATTAACTACGATGATCTTGTGGAAATGACGAAGCCATATGTATTTTCTCCTGAATTAGGTGAAGTTGTTGGCGAGCATAACGGAGCTCATTATTACACCATTGGACAAAGACGTGGACTAAATATCGGCGGATTTGAAAAACCTTTATTTGTGATCGGCACTGATACAGATAAAAACGTTATTTATACCGGCATGGGAGAAGATCATCCGGGTCTTTATCGAAAGGGACTTTTTGTTCCCAACAATGATGAACATTGGATTCGAAATGATCTTTCATTAAAGGTAAATGAATCAAAGGAATACAAGGCCAGAATTCGGTATCGTCAACCTTTAGAACTCTGTACTCTGCACAAAAAAGAGGAAGGTTTGTACATTATTTTTGATCGGCCTCAACGCGGGATCACACCCGGACAGTTTGCCGCATGGTATAATGAAGACGAACTGGTTGGATCTGGGGTTATTAACTAA